A genomic region of Spirochaetota bacterium contains the following coding sequences:
- a CDS encoding DUF134 domain-containing protein codes for MARSKCCRQVGSVPDTNYFKPRGIPATMLEEVVLTLDEFEAVRLADLEGLYQEDGARKMNISRQTFGRIIDSAHKKIADVLINGKALKIEGGEVAINDGNKEQGEII; via the coding sequence ATGGCACGATCGAAATGCTGCAGACAGGTGGGCTCTGTGCCCGATACAAACTACTTCAAGCCGAGGGGGATTCCCGCCACAATGCTTGAGGAGGTGGTACTGACCCTGGATGAGTTTGAGGCTGTTCGTCTCGCCGACCTTGAGGGCCTGTATCAGGAAGACGGCGCCAGGAAAATGAACATATCGCGTCAGACCTTCGGCAGGATTATTGATTCGGCCCATAAAAAGATCGCCGATGTGCTTATAAACGGCAAAGCCTTAAAAATTGAAGGCGGCGAAGTCGCCATTAATGATGGCAATAAAGAACAAGGAGAAATCATATGA
- a CDS encoding NifB/NifX family molybdenum-iron cluster-binding protein — MKIALPSIQNQVDAHFGHCEYFTVFTTDEKNQIIKEEKVMSPAGCGCKSNIVHTLSQMGVTMMLAGNMGEGAVNVLNSQGIKVLRGCAGDVKTVTEEWLAGTLRDSGISCHAHEHGCHES, encoded by the coding sequence ATGAAAATTGCATTACCGTCGATACAGAACCAGGTAGACGCTCATTTCGGCCACTGTGAATATTTCACCGTATTCACCACGGATGAAAAAAATCAGATCATAAAAGAAGAAAAGGTCATGTCGCCTGCCGGGTGCGGGTGCAAGTCCAATATTGTTCACACCCTGTCGCAGATGGGCGTCACCATGATGCTTGCCGGAAACATGGGAGAGGGCGCCGTTAATGTCCTCAACAGCCAGGGCATCAAGGTGCTCAGGGGTTGCGCCGGTGACGTGAAAACCGTTACCGAGGAGTGGCTTGCCGGGACCCTGAGGGATTCAGGCATTTCCTGCCATGCCCATGAGCACGGGTGCCATGAGAGCTGA
- the nifU gene encoding Fe-S cluster assembly protein NifU encodes MWDYTDKVKELYTNPKNVGKLDNANAVAEVGSIVCGDALKLYLSIDENHIIRDAKFETFGCGSAIASSSALTEMIIGKTVEEAQKITNKDIADFLGGLPDEKMHCSVMGNEALEKALANWRGEKITDHVDTEGEIICHCFGVTENLIRHVIRENNLKTVEDVTNYTKAGGACGTCIPKIEDILHEMAGEVHEAETAKAAKKPLTNIKRMQLVEETIANVIRPMLQKDGGDIELIDIDNKNVHVGLRGHCVNCMVSDVTLKNLVEAKLREFVEEDIVVHEVK; translated from the coding sequence ATGTGGGACTATACTGATAAAGTAAAAGAATTATACACGAACCCGAAAAATGTGGGCAAGTTAGACAATGCCAACGCCGTTGCCGAAGTCGGCAGCATTGTCTGCGGCGACGCCCTTAAATTATACCTATCAATCGACGAGAACCATATCATACGGGACGCCAAGTTCGAGACCTTCGGCTGCGGCAGCGCCATCGCCTCATCGTCGGCCCTGACCGAAATGATAATCGGCAAAACCGTTGAAGAGGCGCAGAAGATCACCAACAAGGATATTGCCGACTTCCTGGGCGGTCTTCCGGACGAGAAGATGCACTGCTCCGTCATGGGAAACGAGGCGCTGGAAAAGGCCCTGGCCAACTGGCGCGGCGAAAAGATAACCGACCACGTCGATACCGAAGGCGAGATCATCTGCCACTGCTTCGGCGTGACCGAAAACCTGATCAGGCATGTCATCCGGGAAAACAATCTCAAGACCGTCGAGGACGTCACCAACTATACCAAGGCGGGAGGCGCCTGCGGCACGTGCATTCCGAAGATAGAGGATATCCTCCATGAAATGGCCGGCGAGGTCCATGAGGCTGAGACCGCGAAGGCGGCGAAGAAGCCCCTGACGAACATCAAGCGCATGCAGCTGGTGGAGGAAACCATCGCCAACGTCATCAGGCCGATGCTCCAGAAGGACGGCGGCGATATCGAGCTTATAGACATCGACAACAAGAACGTCCATGTGGGGCTGCGGGGACACTGCGTGAACTGCATGGTCTCCGACGTGACCCTGAAGAACCTGGTGGAGGCAAAGCTCCGCGAGTTCGTTGAAGAGGACATCGTTGTCCATGAAGTGAAATAA